The Tenacibaculum jejuense genome includes a window with the following:
- a CDS encoding TonB-dependent receptor domain-containing protein, translating to MKRLALVTLLFLSVLVYAQQVKGKVVDALGNIAFADVVLKDATGKVIAGTNSNDDGIFSLKSPKGNYEITISFLGYKGWKKQILITNTIDLGTITLLEDSENLEEVVIKSKTRVIQQKVDRLVFDVEKSVVAEGGNGIDILNVAPRVQVQNGTLEILGKGPSRVLINGRLSPLEGEELTAFLQSLNANDIKTIEVITNPPAKYEASGRGGLINIILKKSKQNSWNNTVRAVYNQNRYNFGSLRNNFSYNKNNLSVVASINATKGHYRHTEDLQIQYPQNFWDIAIESKERTDNFSGRFQLDYQVSDHTSLGIQYLGNARKPGGFTTVISTVFDENKQLDRFIENKGDNSINRKNNTLNFHAETKLDSLGRSISVDADYFNYNSKNDRDFTTEVFDNSGNSMGISSAALNISDQDIQNYSSKIDVNYPINKVQLSFGGKASFTTTKSNILFFDTLSGNPVLDPTRSNNFEYQEDNLAAYISASTNLNSKLELKLGLRLENTNTKGISEQTNQEIENEFTKLFPTLYVSYRKNDHHAFSFSYGKRIDRPRFSDLNPFRYYINDNSFGEGNPFLQPSFTDSFELSHSYKRNLNTSVFLNVTTDGFGVIFTSDPVAETQIVTRDNYITQYNYGISENYSFKANSWWQSQNSINILGYYSTFQKEIGAKPRNGVQVRIASNNTFSLSEKSKFLVNSWYSSAYSGGLFSVGEMYSVSLGYQHDFKNNIKLSVFANDIFNTSALNNLTSVVDGVEQVYGQNESNRNFRVSLAYSFGNKKIKVKDRNFGNDEERRRSN from the coding sequence ATGAAACGTTTAGCTTTAGTAACACTATTATTTTTATCAGTATTAGTTTACGCACAACAAGTAAAAGGAAAAGTTGTAGATGCATTAGGAAATATTGCATTTGCAGATGTAGTTTTAAAAGATGCTACAGGAAAAGTTATTGCAGGAACAAACTCTAACGATGATGGAATTTTTTCACTTAAAAGTCCGAAAGGAAACTATGAGATTACAATTTCTTTTTTAGGGTATAAAGGTTGGAAAAAACAGATTTTGATAACGAATACTATCGATTTGGGAACAATCACATTACTAGAAGACAGTGAAAATTTAGAAGAGGTAGTTATAAAATCAAAAACAAGAGTGATTCAACAAAAAGTAGATCGATTAGTTTTTGATGTAGAAAAAAGTGTTGTTGCCGAAGGAGGAAATGGTATAGATATTTTAAATGTTGCGCCAAGAGTTCAGGTACAAAACGGAACTTTAGAAATTTTAGGAAAAGGACCTTCTAGAGTTTTAATTAATGGCCGCTTATCACCTTTAGAAGGAGAGGAGTTAACAGCTTTCTTGCAAAGTTTAAATGCAAACGATATAAAAACAATTGAAGTTATTACAAATCCGCCAGCAAAATATGAAGCTTCTGGTAGAGGAGGTTTAATCAATATCATTTTAAAGAAATCGAAGCAAAATTCTTGGAATAATACTGTTAGAGCTGTTTACAATCAAAACAGATATAATTTCGGTTCACTTCGAAACAACTTTTCTTACAATAAGAATAATTTATCTGTAGTTGCAAGTATAAATGCTACAAAAGGGCATTACAGACATACAGAGGATTTACAAATTCAGTATCCACAAAACTTTTGGGATATTGCTATTGAGTCTAAAGAAAGAACAGATAATTTTTCAGGAAGATTTCAATTAGATTATCAAGTTTCAGATCATACATCTTTAGGAATTCAATATTTAGGAAATGCCAGAAAACCAGGAGGATTTACCACAGTAATATCAACAGTTTTTGATGAGAACAAACAATTAGATCGATTTATTGAAAACAAGGGAGATAATAGTATTAATAGAAAAAACAACACCTTAAATTTTCATGCAGAAACAAAACTAGATTCTTTGGGAAGATCAATTTCTGTAGACGCAGATTATTTTAATTACAATTCTAAAAATGATAGAGATTTTACAACAGAAGTGTTTGATAATAGCGGGAATTCAATGGGAATATCATCGGCTGCATTAAATATTTCAGATCAGGATATTCAAAACTATAGTTCGAAAATAGATGTGAATTATCCAATAAATAAAGTTCAATTATCGTTTGGAGGAAAGGCAAGTTTTACAACTACAAAAAGTAATATTTTGTTCTTTGATACACTTTCTGGAAATCCGGTTTTAGATCCAACAAGATCGAATAATTTCGAATACCAAGAAGATAACTTGGCAGCTTACATATCTGCAAGTACAAACTTAAATTCAAAATTAGAATTGAAGTTAGGATTACGTTTAGAGAATACAAATACAAAAGGAATTAGTGAGCAAACAAATCAAGAGATAGAAAATGAATTTACAAAGTTGTTTCCAACGTTGTATGTATCCTATAGAAAAAATGATCATCATGCTTTTTCTTTCTCTTACGGAAAACGAATTGATAGACCAAGATTTTCAGATTTAAATCCATTTAGATATTATATTAATGATAATAGTTTCGGAGAAGGAAATCCTTTTTTACAGCCATCATTCACAGATAGTTTTGAGTTGTCACATTCTTATAAAAGAAATTTAAACACAAGTGTATTTTTAAATGTTACTACAGATGGTTTTGGAGTAATTTTTACTTCAGATCCTGTTGCAGAAACTCAAATAGTGACTCGTGATAACTATATCACACAATATAATTATGGAATTTCTGAGAACTATAGTTTTAAAGCAAATTCATGGTGGCAAAGTCAGAATAGCATCAATATTTTAGGGTATTATTCAACATTTCAAAAAGAAATAGGAGCAAAGCCAAGAAATGGAGTGCAAGTAAGAATAGCTTCTAATAATACATTTTCATTGTCAGAAAAATCAAAATTTTTAGTGAACTCATGGTATAGTTCTGCGTACAGCGGAGGTTTGTTTAGTGTTGGAGAAATGTATAGCGTGTCTTTAGGGTATCAACACGATTTTAAAAACAATATAAAACTCTCTGTTTTTGCTAATGATATTTTTAATACAAGTGCCTTAAATAATTTAACATCTGTAGTGGATGGTGTTGAACAAGTATACGGACAAAATGAAAGTAATAGAAATTTCAGAGTTTCTTTAGCGTATAGTTTCGGAAATAAAAAGATAAAAGTAAAAGACAGAAATTTCGGTAACGACGAAGAACGAAGAAGAAGTAATTAA
- a CDS encoding helix-turn-helix domain-containing protein: MEKVSVIAVLGFIIFLLFLFFAGFLLTVKTNKKLGNRLLAFFLIVTALDISVFFYSMFVTPNLNLEMLRIKLSAFKDPLLFLYVLSVIYSNFKLKKIHVLHSLFWVVSIGILLPNFFLVDTSAKEVFLNNYDDNWEIQFLDFAGHFVSLGYFLATLYYVLRYRKLILENYTNSDVLKNYNWLKQLLILITIGHVLTLIKGYARDTIENDEVTQVLRIVVLLFGVFFIFWLFLKALHSPKLFRGIDVHLSTSKEIEKEVDENNTKVEDLKNYMITKEPFLNPDLTIRKLAENMQMPMRDLSVLINQNLNQHFFDFINGYRIEKAKKILSDTSKSKVTVLEILYEVGFNSKSSFNTAFKKHTGKTPTQYRKSVV, encoded by the coding sequence ATGGAAAAAGTTTCTGTAATAGCAGTTTTAGGATTTATAATTTTCTTGTTGTTCTTGTTTTTTGCAGGCTTCTTACTTACTGTAAAAACCAATAAGAAATTAGGAAATCGTTTATTGGCTTTTTTCTTAATAGTTACAGCTTTAGATATTAGTGTGTTTTTTTATTCCATGTTTGTAACACCAAACCTGAATTTAGAAATGCTAAGGATCAAATTATCTGCTTTTAAAGATCCGTTATTATTCTTGTACGTACTTTCGGTTATCTATTCTAATTTTAAACTGAAGAAAATTCACGTATTACATAGTTTATTTTGGGTAGTAAGTATAGGAATATTATTACCAAATTTTTTCCTTGTAGATACTTCAGCAAAAGAAGTTTTTTTAAATAATTATGATGATAATTGGGAAATTCAATTTTTAGATTTCGCAGGGCATTTTGTTTCTTTAGGCTATTTTTTAGCAACATTGTATTACGTGTTGCGATATCGAAAGTTGATTCTTGAGAATTACACAAATTCTGATGTTTTGAAAAATTATAATTGGTTAAAACAATTACTAATTTTAATTACGATCGGACATGTGTTAACGTTAATTAAAGGATATGCTAGAGATACAATTGAAAATGATGAAGTAACTCAGGTTTTAAGAATTGTAGTGTTACTTTTTGGAGTCTTTTTTATCTTTTGGTTATTCTTAAAAGCATTACACTCTCCAAAATTATTTAGAGGAATAGATGTTCATCTTTCTACATCAAAAGAAATAGAAAAAGAAGTAGATGAAAACAATACGAAGGTAGAAGATTTAAAAAACTACATGATTACAAAAGAGCCGTTTTTAAATCCAGATTTAACGATTCGTAAACTTGCTGAAAATATGCAAATGCCTATGCGAGATTTATCGGTGTTAATCAATCAAAATTTGAATCAACATTTCTTCGATTTTATAAATGGATATCGAATAGAAAAAGCTAAAAAAATACTCTCAGATACCTCAAAATCTAAAGTTACTGTTTTAGAAATCTTGTATGAAGTTGGTTTTAATTCAAAATCATCTTTCAATACTGCTTTTAAAAAACATACAGGGAAAACACCTACACAATACAGAAAATCAGTTGTTTAA
- a CDS encoding helix-turn-helix domain-containing protein has protein sequence MNNLDLRVFIGILATFVTLLFAVFIFTVKSENKLSNRLFGVFLLLSSIEMSGFFVHDFIPTSLSMIMLKNNNYYLLTPVFYFYVCSVCYSNFKLEKKHLWHLLPFIIGNIAMMPRFYFGSDQVLEEVSKDTIHTWEVIFMHLSMHLQSVFYYVMSLVALKRAKNIFYENHSGNRIQAYKWLYQIVMFWIVIFCIALVKNILKYSDVEEKIFSWSQVILIFSVLLVTCWYILKALNNPELFKGVDSHTKLTKDLLNENEEKGENDEIIERLKVFMDTEKPYLNPSLSIRNLAQQMKIPSRELSIAINHDLKQHFFDFVNEYRIKKAMQLLTDKNQPKLTVLEILYEVGFNSKSSFNTAFKKYTSLTPTQYRKKV, from the coding sequence ATGAATAATTTAGATTTAAGGGTTTTTATTGGAATCCTAGCTACTTTTGTAACATTACTATTTGCTGTTTTTATTTTCACTGTTAAGTCTGAAAATAAATTGAGCAATCGTTTATTTGGTGTTTTCCTGTTGTTAAGTTCAATTGAAATGAGCGGTTTTTTTGTTCATGATTTCATACCAACATCGTTAAGTATGATTATGCTTAAGAACAACAACTATTATTTACTAACTCCAGTTTTTTACTTTTATGTTTGTTCGGTATGTTATTCTAATTTTAAATTAGAAAAAAAACATTTGTGGCATTTATTGCCTTTTATTATTGGTAACATAGCCATGATGCCTCGATTTTATTTTGGTAGCGATCAAGTTTTAGAAGAAGTTTCTAAAGACACAATTCATACTTGGGAAGTTATTTTTATGCATCTTTCCATGCATTTACAATCTGTTTTTTATTATGTGATGAGTTTAGTTGCGTTGAAACGGGCAAAAAATATTTTTTACGAAAATCATTCAGGAAATAGAATTCAAGCTTATAAATGGTTGTATCAAATTGTAATGTTTTGGATTGTCATTTTTTGTATTGCGCTTGTGAAAAATATTCTAAAATATTCTGATGTTGAAGAAAAGATATTTTCGTGGTCTCAGGTAATTTTAATTTTTTCGGTCTTATTAGTTACTTGTTGGTATATTTTAAAAGCCTTAAATAATCCTGAACTGTTTAAAGGAGTAGATTCTCACACTAAATTAACAAAGGATTTATTAAATGAAAATGAAGAGAAGGGTGAGAATGATGAAATTATTGAAAGGCTAAAAGTGTTTATGGACACAGAAAAGCCTTACTTGAATCCATCTTTATCTATTCGAAATTTGGCACAGCAAATGAAAATTCCTTCAAGAGAATTGTCTATAGCAATCAATCACGATTTAAAACAACATTTCTTTGATTTTGTAAACGAATACAGAATAAAAAAAGCAATGCAATTGTTAACTGATAAAAATCAACCAAAATTAACAGTGTTAGAAATTTTATATGAAGTAGGATTTAATTCGAAATCGTCTTTCAACACAGCGTTTAAGAAATACACAAGTTTAACTCCTACTCAATACCGAAAAAAAGTTTAA